One Gossypium hirsutum isolate 1008001.06 chromosome A11, Gossypium_hirsutum_v2.1, whole genome shotgun sequence genomic window carries:
- the LOC107886580 gene encoding transmembrane protein 184B, protein MGDLVPIYLVILAFFCTAGAIALAVLHIYRHLLNYTEPIFQRYIVRIIFMVPVYALMSFLSLVLPRSSIYFNSIREGYEAWVIYNFLSLCLAWVGGPGAVVLSLSGRVLKPSWYLMTCCLPPMPLDGRFIRRCKQGCLQFVILKPILVAVTLVLYAKGKYKDGNFSPSQAYLYLTIIYTISYTVALYALVLFYMACRDLLQPFNPVPKFIIIKSVVFLTYWQGVMFFLAAKSGFIKDADAAAQFQNFIICVEMLLAALGHLYAFPYKEYAGANIGMSRGFTRSLAHALMLNDFYHDTVHQFAPTYHDYVLYNHNDGDEGTRKYRSRTFVPTGPEMDAARRNKHMIGNKLEDIQLSSLPSYGTSAPQNPSSVPDSTSGDLTKSSLLVDHSNSYSAPYDMSLIDMDLSSYPSKVPAAKDTEPR, encoded by the exons ATGGGTGATTTAGTGCCTATTTACCTCGTCATCCTCGCTTTTTTTTGTACTGCTGGAGCCATTGCGTTGGCCGTTCTTCATATCTACAGGCATCTTTTGAATTACACCGAACCTATTTTTCAGAGATACATCGTCCGCATCATCTTCATGGTTCCG GTTTATGCCTTGATGTCTTTCTTGTCCCTTGTTCTACCACGGAGTTCAATCTATTTCAATTCCATCCGGGAAGG CTATGAAGCTTGGGTCatttataattttctttctcTCTGCTTGGCATGGGTTGGAGGTCCAGGAGCAGTTGTGCTCAGCTTGAGTGGTCGAGTTTTAAAGCCATCTTGGTATCTGATGACATGCTGCTTGCCTCCTATGCCTTTAGATGG GCGATTTATACGGAGATGCAAGCAAGGCTGTCTGCAGTTTGTCATCCTGAAGCCCATTTTAGTCGCTGTTACACTCGTATTATACGCCAAAGGAAAATATAAAGATGGGAATTTTAGTCCAAGTCAAGCATATCTATATCTTACTATCATCTATACAATCTCTTACACCGTAGCTCTGTATGCTTTGGTGTTGTTTTACATGGCATGCAGAGATCTTCTTCAGCCATTCAATCCAGTTCCAAAGTTTATCATCATAAAATCTGTGGTTTTCTTAACCTATTGGCAG GGTGTTATGTTTTTTCTTGCTGCAAAATCTGGATTTATTAAGGATGCTGATGCAGCAGCTCAATTTCAAAACTTCATTATATGTGTTGAGATGCTTCTAGCTGCTCTAGGTCATCTTTATGCATTTCCATATAAGGAGTATGCTGGTGCAAATATTGGTATGTCTCGTGGTTTTACACGAAGCCTTGCACATGCCTTGATGTTGAATGACTTCTATCATGATACTGTTCACCAG TTTGCACCTACATATCATGATTATGTACTGTACAACCATAATGATGGTGATGAGGGAACAAGGAAATACCGGTCGAGGACTTTTGTGCCAACTGGGCCCGAGATGGATGCTGCTAGAAGAAACAAACACATGATTGGAAACAAGCTAGAAGATATTCAGCTATCCAGTCTCCCTTCATATGGTACAAGTGCTCCCCAAAACCCTAGCTCTGTACCAGATTCTACAAGCGGTGATCTTACAAAATCATCACTGCTTGTGGACCACTCAAATTCTTATTCTGCGCCATACGATATGTCACTTATTGACATGGATCTATCCAGTTACCCTTCAAAAGTTCCTGCAGCGAAAGATACTGAACCTAGGTGA
- the LOC107955430 gene encoding DEAD-box ATP-dependent RNA helicase 3, chloroplastic codes for MASIHQTPSLEVSSSAANTRKITPPTPSTSRFSLPFTFKSQFNALVVGGRPLLGGFNHSSVPRAVATPNSVLSEQAFEGLSLHQEDDDVYDSEGEVGSGFESESTLDDELDLSKLGLPQRLVDSLLKRGITHLFPIQRAVLVPALQGRDIIARAKTGTGKTLAFGIPIIKQITEDEGQRTRRVSGRLPRVLVLAPTRELAKQVEKEIKESASYLNTVCVYGGVSYNLQRNALSRGVDVVVGTPGRIIDLIESKDLRLGEVEYLVLDEADQMLAVGFEEAVEEILENLPSKRQSMLFSATMPSWVKKLARKYLDNPLNIDLVGDGDEKLAEGIKLYAISATATSKRTILSDLITVYAKGGKTIVFTQTKRDADEVSMALTSSIASEALHGDISQHQRERTLNGFRQGKFTVLVATDVASRGLDIPNVDLVIHYELPNDAETFVHRSGRTGRAGKEGSAILMYTNSQRRTVKSLERDVGCRFEFISPPSMEEVLESSAEQIIATLNGVHPESIKFFTPTAQRIIEEQGTSALAAAIAHLSGFSSPPSSRSLISHEQGYVTLQLTRDSTYSRRVLTARSVTGFLSDVYPAAADEVGKIHLIADERVQGAVFDLPEEIARELLDKETPPGNTITKITKLPPLQDDGPSSDFYGKFSSRDRFSSRDRFPRGGSKERRGGSRTPRGWGNGRESDNEFQGGRSSWSRASKSSRDDWLIGSGSRSTRSPARDRNFGGSCFNCGRSGHRASDCPEKVDF; via the exons ATGGCCTCCATACATCAAACCCCATCACTGGAGGTCTCCTCTTCTGCCGCTAATACAAGAAAGATAACACCACCCACTCCTTCAACTTCTCGTTTCTCTTTGCCCTTTACTTTTAAGTCTCAGTTCAACGCCTTGGTAGTCGGTGGGAGGCCATTGCTTGGTGGGTTTAACCACTCTTCTGTTCCTCGTGCCGTTGCCACTCCCAATTCAGTTCTCAGCGAACAAGCCTTCGAGGGTCTTTCGCTTCACCAAGAAGACGACGACGTTTATGACTCCGAGGGTGAGGTTGGGAGTGGGTTCGAGTCTGAGTCTACCCTCGACGATGAACTCGACCTTTCCAAGTTGGGTTTGCCTCAGCGACTCGTTGATTCACTTCTCAAACGTGGCATCACTCACCTTTTCCCCATTCag AGAGCTGTATTGGTACCGGCACTGCAAGGTAGAGACATCATTGCTCGTGCAAAAACTGGAACTGGCAAGACATTAGCCTTTGGGATTCCTATAATTAAACAAATTACTGAAGATGAAGGCCAACGTACAAGGAG GGTGTCGGGTCGGCTGCCAAGAGTTTTGGTCTTGGCTCCGACTCGGGAGTTAGCCAAACAAGTGGAGAAAGAAATTAAGGAGTCGGCGTCTTATTTGAACACGGTTTGCGTTTATGGAGGGGTTTCTTATAATTTGCAGCGAAATGCTCTTTCCCGTGGGGTTGATGTAGTGGTCGGAACTCCTGGTCGAATCATTGATCTGATCGAAAGTAAAGACCTCAGATTGGGGGAAGTTGAATATCTGGTCCTTGATGAAGCTGATCAGATGCTTGCTGTTGGATTTGAGGAGGCTGTTGAAGAGATTTTAGAAAATCTACCATCAAAGAGGCAGAGCATGCTTTTCTCTGCAACCATGCCTTCTTGGGTTAAAAAGTTGGCAAGAAAATACTTGGACAATCCTCTAAATATTGACTTG GTTGGAGACGGAGATGAAAAACTTGCTGAAGGGATCAAACTTTATGCAATATCagccactgcaacttcaaagcgGACCATTCTTAGTGATCTTATAACA GTTTATGCAAAGGGTGGGAAAACCATTGTCTTTACACAAACGAAACGAGATGCTGATGAAGTGTCTATGGCTTTAACAAGTAGCATAGCTTCTGAGGCATTGCATGGGGATATATCTCAACATCAGAGGGAGAGAACATTGAATGGATTTCGGCAAGGAAAATTCACTGTGCTTGTTGCCACTGATGTTGCATCTCGTGGACTTGATATTCCAAATGTTGATTTA GTTATCCACTATGAGCTTCCCAATGATGCAGAGACTTTTGTGCATCGCTCTGGACGAACTGGACGAGCAGGGAAGGAAGGTTCTGCAATTTTAATGTATACTAACAGCCAAAGGAGGACTGTCAAATCTCTTGAACGTGATGTTGGATGTAGGTTTGAGTTCATTAGTCCCCCATCTATGGAAGAAGTTCTAGAGTCATCAGCTGAGCAAATAATCGCAACTCTAAATGGAGTTCATCCTGAGTCTATAAAGTTCTTTACCCCAACTGCTCAAAGAATAATCGAAGAGCAAGGGACAAGTGCACTTGCTGCTGCGATAGCACACCTAAGTGGATTTTCCTCTCCTCCTTCGTCCCGATCTCTTATTAGCCATGAGCAG GGATATGTAACACTGCAATTGACAAGAGATTCCACTTATTCTAGAAGGGTCCTGACTGCTAGGTCTGTCACTGGGTTTCTTTCTGATGTCTACCCTGCGGCTGCTGATGAAGTTGGGAAAATACATCTAATTGCAGATGAGAGG GTTCAAGGAGCAGTATTTGATCTGCCTGAGGAGATTGCAAGAGAGTTGCTGGATAAGGAAACACCACCGGGAAACACCATCACAAAGATCACTAAG TTGCCTCCTCTGCAAGATGACGGCCCCTCAAGTGATTTTTATGGCAAATTTTCTAGCAGGGATCGCTTTTCTAGCAGGGATCGTTTTCCACGAGGCGGTTCTAAGGAACGGAGAGGAGGTTCAAGGACCCCCAGGGGTTGGGGTAATGGCCGAGAGTCTGACAATGAGTTCCAAGGTGGAAGAAGTAGCTGGTCCCGGGCTTCGAAAAGCAGTAGGGATGACTGGCTAATTGGTAGTGGCAGCAGATCAACTAGGTCACCCGCCCGTGACAG AAACTTCGGAGGTTCATGTTTCAACTGTGGGAGATCTGGGCATAGAGCATCGGACTGCCCTGAAAAGGTAGACTTTTAG
- the LOC121209362 gene encoding chloride channel protein CLC-f isoform X2, whose translation MMRGESSDQMHLLRSNIHKYENGDELESPSPNKNNTGVVDLLKHSRLDKGFSSRRLSFKLLDRYRDRDKDRDRDNHHDHDHDHHQTYLVDGSDELGDGAPPEWALLLIGCLLGLASGLLVAAFNKGVHVIHEWAWAGTPNEGAAWLRLQKLANTWHRILLIPVAGGVIVGMMHGLLEVLSQIRQSSSSQQQGFDLVAGVFPTIKAIQAAITLGTGCSLGPEGPSVDIGKSCANGFSLTMENNRERRIALVAAGAASGISSGFNAAVAGCFFAIETVLRPLRAENSPPFTTAMIILASVISSTVSSALLGTEPAFTVPSYDLKSAAELPLYLILGMLCGIVSVVFTRLVSWFTKAFEFIKEKYGLPAVICPALGGFGAGMIALKYPGILYWGFTNVNEILHTGKTLSAPGIWLLTQLAAAKVVATALCKGSGLVGGLYAPSLMMGAAVGAVFGGSAAKLTNSAIPGIAALAQPQAYALVGMASTLASVCSVPLTSVLLLFELTKDYRILLPLMVSEAMSKKYLKVSMAVTVKEAMKCMHDSHQNCVLVVDKDDLLEGILTYGDIRQYLSKKQSDVSIDDSTALDVNTCLVSSVCTRGITYRGQERALLTCYPETNLAIAKVLMEAKEIKQLPVVKSSGEARKGRKRRIVGVLYYETIWNCLREEINHRKSVHQQRKENNVEEVMNSH comes from the exons ATGATGAGAGGAGAATCTAGCGATCAAATGCATCTACTCAGATCCAACATTCATAAATATGAAAATGGAGATGAGCTGGAATCTCCATCGCCCAACAAAAACAACACTGGCGTCGTTGATCTCTTAAAGCATTCACGTTTGGACAAGGGTTTTTCCAGCAGGCGCCTCAGCTTCAAGCTACTCGATAGGTATAGAGATAGAGATAAAGATAGAGATAGAGATAATCATCATGATCATGATCATGATCATCACCAGACTTACCTGGTGGATGGCTCTGATGAACTGGGAGATGGTGCCCCTCCTGAATGGGCTTTGCTGCTTATCGGTTGCTTGCTTGGACTGGCTTCCGGTCTCTTAGTTGCCGCATTCAATAAAGGA GTTCACGTCATACATGAATGGGCATGGGCTGGGACTCCAAATGAGGGTGCAGCATGGCTTCGTTTACAGAAACTGGCCAACACTTGGCATCGAATCCTTTTGATACCAGTCGCTGGTGGAGTCATTGTTGGAATGATGCATGGTTTACTTGAGGTATTGTCTCAAATAAGGCAATCCAGTTCTTCACAACAACAAGGTTTTGATTTGGTTGCTGGGGTTTTCCCTACAATAAAGGCTATCCAGGCTGCCATAACTTTAGGCACTGGTTGTTCTTTGGGTCCTGAAGGCCCTAGTGTAGACATTGGAAAATCATGTGCCAATGGATTCTCATTAACGATGGAAAACAACAGAGAAAGGAGGATTGCACTTGTGGCAGCTGGAGCAGCATCTGGGATTTCTTCAG GTTTTAATGCTGCTGTTGCTGGTTGCTTCTTTGCTATTGAGACTGTGTTAAGGCCTCTTCGTGCTGAAAACTCCCCTCCATTTACAACTGCGATGATAATTTTGGCCTCAGTAATCTCATCTACAGTATCAAGTGCTTTACTTGGGACAGAACCAGCTTTCACTGTGCCATCATATGATTTGAAATCTGCTGCTG AGCTACCATTATACCTGATATTGGGAATGTTATGTGGCATTGTAAGTGTAGTATTCACTCGTTTGGTTTCTTGGTTCACAAAGGCATTTGAGTTTATCAAGGAGAAATACGGACTTCCTGCTGTAATCTGTCCTGCTTTAGGTGGTTTTGGAGCTGGAATGATAGCTCTTAAGTATCCTGGAATACTGTACTGGGGCTTTACAAATGTCAATGAAATCCTGCATACTGGGAAGACTTTATCAGCTCCTGGAATCTGGTTGCTAACCCAACTAGCAGCAGCCAAAGTTGTTGCCACTGCTTTGTGTAAGGGGTCTGGACTTGTAGGTGGCCTTTACGCACCAAGTTTGATGATGGGTGCTGCGGTTGGTGCTGTGTTTGGAGGTTCAGCTGCTAAACTTACAAATTCAGCTATTCCTGGAATTGCTGCTCTTGCACAGCCTCAAGCATATGCACTG GTTGGAATGGCTTCCACTTTAGCTTCAGTTTGTTCAGTGCCCCTAACTTCAGTTCTGCTGCTCTTTGAGCTGACAAAAGATTACAGGATATTACTTCCTCTCATG GTTTCCGAGGCCATGTCAAAGAAGTATTTAAAGGTATCAATGGCTGTTACTGTAAAAGAAGCAATGAAATGCATGCATGACAGCCACCAGAATTGTGTACTCGTGGTTGATAAAGATGACCTTCTGGAGGGGATTCTCACATATGGTGATATTAGACAGTATCTGTCCAAGAAGCAAAGTGATGTCTCCATCGATGATTCAACAGCTCTGGAT GTGAATACATGTCTTGTTTCCTCTGTCTGCACTCGAGGGATAACCTACCGAGGGCAAGAGCGTGCACTTTTAACATGTTATCCAGAAACCAACTTGGCCATTGCCAAGGTGTTGATGGAGGCCAAGGAGATAAAGCAATTGCCAGTGGTGAAATCTAGTGGGGAAGCCCGTAAAGGAAGGAAGCGAAGAATCGTTGGTGTTCTTTATTACGAAACAATATGGAACTGCCTTAG AGAAGAGATAAATCATAGGAAATCAGTGCATCAGCAAAGGAAAGAGAATAATGTGGAGGAGGTGATGAATAGCCATtag
- the LOC121209362 gene encoding chloride channel protein CLC-f isoform X1 translates to MMRGESSDQMHLLRSNIHKYENGDELESPSPNKNNTGVVDLLKHSRLDKGFSSRRLSFKLLDRYRDRDKDRDRDNHHDHDHDHHQTYLVDGSDELGDGAPPEWALLLIGCLLGLASGLLVAAFNKGVHVIHEWAWAGTPNEGAAWLRLQKLANTWHRILLIPVAGGVIVGMMHGLLEVLSQIRQSSSSQQQGFDLVAGVFPTIKAIQAAITLGTGCSLGPEGPSVDIGKSCANGFSLTMENNRERRIALVAAGAASGISSGFNAAVAGCFFAIETVLRPLRAENSPPFTTAMIILASVISSTVSSALLGTEPAFTVPSYDLKSAAELPLYLILGMLCGIVSVVFTRLVSWFTKAFEFIKEKYGLPAVICPALGGFGAGMIALKYPGILYWGFTNVNEILHTGKTLSAPGIWLLTQLAAAKVVATALCKGSGLVGGLYAPSLMMGAAVGAVFGGSAAKLTNSAIPGIAALAQPQAYALVGMASTLASVCSVPLTSVLLLFELTKDYRILLPLMGAVGLAIWVPSVANQNKETEISITRNLGRGYSSLYAAEELSDIEKAANHEVIDEDLLLEDLRVSEAMSKKYLKVSMAVTVKEAMKCMHDSHQNCVLVVDKDDLLEGILTYGDIRQYLSKKQSDVSIDDSTALDVNTCLVSSVCTRGITYRGQERALLTCYPETNLAIAKVLMEAKEIKQLPVVKSSGEARKGRKRRIVGVLYYETIWNCLREEINHRKSVHQQRKENNVEEVMNSH, encoded by the exons ATGATGAGAGGAGAATCTAGCGATCAAATGCATCTACTCAGATCCAACATTCATAAATATGAAAATGGAGATGAGCTGGAATCTCCATCGCCCAACAAAAACAACACTGGCGTCGTTGATCTCTTAAAGCATTCACGTTTGGACAAGGGTTTTTCCAGCAGGCGCCTCAGCTTCAAGCTACTCGATAGGTATAGAGATAGAGATAAAGATAGAGATAGAGATAATCATCATGATCATGATCATGATCATCACCAGACTTACCTGGTGGATGGCTCTGATGAACTGGGAGATGGTGCCCCTCCTGAATGGGCTTTGCTGCTTATCGGTTGCTTGCTTGGACTGGCTTCCGGTCTCTTAGTTGCCGCATTCAATAAAGGA GTTCACGTCATACATGAATGGGCATGGGCTGGGACTCCAAATGAGGGTGCAGCATGGCTTCGTTTACAGAAACTGGCCAACACTTGGCATCGAATCCTTTTGATACCAGTCGCTGGTGGAGTCATTGTTGGAATGATGCATGGTTTACTTGAGGTATTGTCTCAAATAAGGCAATCCAGTTCTTCACAACAACAAGGTTTTGATTTGGTTGCTGGGGTTTTCCCTACAATAAAGGCTATCCAGGCTGCCATAACTTTAGGCACTGGTTGTTCTTTGGGTCCTGAAGGCCCTAGTGTAGACATTGGAAAATCATGTGCCAATGGATTCTCATTAACGATGGAAAACAACAGAGAAAGGAGGATTGCACTTGTGGCAGCTGGAGCAGCATCTGGGATTTCTTCAG GTTTTAATGCTGCTGTTGCTGGTTGCTTCTTTGCTATTGAGACTGTGTTAAGGCCTCTTCGTGCTGAAAACTCCCCTCCATTTACAACTGCGATGATAATTTTGGCCTCAGTAATCTCATCTACAGTATCAAGTGCTTTACTTGGGACAGAACCAGCTTTCACTGTGCCATCATATGATTTGAAATCTGCTGCTG AGCTACCATTATACCTGATATTGGGAATGTTATGTGGCATTGTAAGTGTAGTATTCACTCGTTTGGTTTCTTGGTTCACAAAGGCATTTGAGTTTATCAAGGAGAAATACGGACTTCCTGCTGTAATCTGTCCTGCTTTAGGTGGTTTTGGAGCTGGAATGATAGCTCTTAAGTATCCTGGAATACTGTACTGGGGCTTTACAAATGTCAATGAAATCCTGCATACTGGGAAGACTTTATCAGCTCCTGGAATCTGGTTGCTAACCCAACTAGCAGCAGCCAAAGTTGTTGCCACTGCTTTGTGTAAGGGGTCTGGACTTGTAGGTGGCCTTTACGCACCAAGTTTGATGATGGGTGCTGCGGTTGGTGCTGTGTTTGGAGGTTCAGCTGCTAAACTTACAAATTCAGCTATTCCTGGAATTGCTGCTCTTGCACAGCCTCAAGCATATGCACTG GTTGGAATGGCTTCCACTTTAGCTTCAGTTTGTTCAGTGCCCCTAACTTCAGTTCTGCTGCTCTTTGAGCTGACAAAAGATTACAGGATATTACTTCCTCTCATG GGGGCTGTCGGATTAGCGATATGGGTTCCTTCTGTGGCTAACCAGAACAAGGAGACTGAAATATCTATTACAAGGAATTTAGGTAGAGGTTATTCTTCCCTTTATGCTGCTGAGGAACTTTCTGACATAGAAAAGGCTGCTAACCACGAAGTAATAGATGAAGATCTGCTTCTCGAAGATTTGAGG GTTTCCGAGGCCATGTCAAAGAAGTATTTAAAGGTATCAATGGCTGTTACTGTAAAAGAAGCAATGAAATGCATGCATGACAGCCACCAGAATTGTGTACTCGTGGTTGATAAAGATGACCTTCTGGAGGGGATTCTCACATATGGTGATATTAGACAGTATCTGTCCAAGAAGCAAAGTGATGTCTCCATCGATGATTCAACAGCTCTGGAT GTGAATACATGTCTTGTTTCCTCTGTCTGCACTCGAGGGATAACCTACCGAGGGCAAGAGCGTGCACTTTTAACATGTTATCCAGAAACCAACTTGGCCATTGCCAAGGTGTTGATGGAGGCCAAGGAGATAAAGCAATTGCCAGTGGTGAAATCTAGTGGGGAAGCCCGTAAAGGAAGGAAGCGAAGAATCGTTGGTGTTCTTTATTACGAAACAATATGGAACTGCCTTAG AGAAGAGATAAATCATAGGAAATCAGTGCATCAGCAAAGGAAAGAGAATAATGTGGAGGAGGTGATGAATAGCCATtag